From a region of the Pectobacterium aquaticum genome:
- the corA gene encoding magnesium/cobalt transporter CorA has protein sequence MLSAFKLDNCRLSRLELDDSDDLTTSIWVDLIEPEDDEREKVQTELGQSLATRPELEDIEASARFFEDEDGLHIHSFFFFEDADDHAGNSTVAFTIRDGRLYTLRERELPAFRLYRMRARNQTMVEGNAYELLLDLFETKIEQLADEIENIYSDLESLSRIIMEGRQGDEYDDALSTLAEQEDVGWKVRLCLMDTQRALNFLVRKARLPSGQLEQAREILRDIESLLPHNESLFQKVNFLMQAAMGFINIEQSRIIKIFSVVSVVFLPPTLVASSYGMNFEFMPELKWSFGYPGAIVLMILAGLAPYLYFKRKNWL, from the coding sequence ATGCTGAGCGCATTTAAACTGGATAATTGCCGTTTATCTCGTCTGGAACTGGATGACTCCGATGATCTCACCACGTCAATTTGGGTCGATTTGATCGAGCCGGAAGACGATGAGCGTGAAAAAGTACAAACCGAATTGGGACAAAGCCTGGCAACCCGTCCGGAACTGGAAGACATTGAAGCGTCGGCACGTTTTTTTGAAGATGAAGACGGCCTGCACATTCACTCCTTTTTCTTTTTTGAAGATGCTGACGATCATGCTGGTAACTCGACGGTGGCATTTACTATTCGCGATGGCCGCTTGTACACGTTACGTGAGCGTGAACTCCCTGCGTTCCGCCTGTACCGCATGCGCGCCCGTAACCAGACGATGGTGGAGGGCAATGCTTACGAACTGCTGCTCGATCTCTTTGAGACAAAAATTGAGCAACTGGCGGACGAGATCGAGAACATCTACAGCGATCTGGAATCGCTGAGCCGCATCATTATGGAAGGGCGTCAAGGTGACGAGTACGATGACGCGTTGTCCACGTTGGCGGAACAGGAAGACGTGGGCTGGAAAGTTCGCTTGTGTCTGATGGATACCCAACGTGCGCTGAACTTCCTGGTGCGTAAAGCCCGCCTGCCATCCGGTCAGTTGGAACAGGCGCGTGAAATCTTACGCGATATCGAATCTCTGCTGCCGCACAACGAATCCCTGTTCCAGAAGGTTAACTTCCTGATGCAGGCGGCGATGGGCTTCATCAATATCGAACAGAGCCGGATTATCAAGATCTTCTCGGTGGTCTCCGTGGTGTTCCTGCCACCGACGCTGGTGGCGTCCAGCTACGGGATGAACTTTGAATTTATGCCGGAACTGAAGTGGTCGTTTGGCTATCCGGGCGCGATTGTGCTGATGATTCTCGCTGGATTGGCGCCGTACCTCTACTTCAAACGTAAGAACTGGCTCTAA
- the ysgD gene encoding YsgD/CorL family protein: protein MDTPSRYWLIHLFIRYNF from the coding sequence TTGGACACACCCAGTCGATACTGGCTCATTCACCTGTTCATTAGGTACAACTTCTAA
- the uvrD gene encoding DNA helicase II, with protein sequence MDVSDLLDGLNDKQRDAVAAPRSNLLVLAGAGSGKTRVLVHRIAWLLSVENCSPYSIMAVTFTNKAAAEMRHRIDHLIGTSQGGMWIGTFHGLAHRLLRAHHMDANLPQDFQILDSEDQLRLLKRLIRALNLDEKQWPPRQAMWFINGKKDEGLRPQHIESYGNPIEQTWQRVYQAYQEACDRAGLVDFAELLLRAHELWLNKPHVLNHYRERFTNILVDEFQDTNRIQYAWIRMLAGDSAKVMIVGDDDQSIYGWRGAQVENIQLFLKDFAGAETIRLEQNYRSTSNILKAANALIAHNGGRLGKNLWTDGAEGEPISLYCAFNELDEARYVVNRIKAWQENGGALSDNAILYRSNAQSRVLEEALLQQSMPYRIYGGMRFFERQEIKDALAYLRLIANRNDDAAFERVVNTPTRGIGDRTLDVVRQTARDRQLTLWQSTRALLQEKVLAGRAAASLQRFIELIDALAYETSELPLHIQTDRAIKDSGLWSMYEQEKGEKGQTRVENLEELVTATRQFSYQEEDQDLMPLQAFLSHAALEAGEGQADANQDAVQLMTLHSAKGLEFPQVFIVGMEEGMFPSQMSLDEGGRLEEERRLAYVGVTRAMQKLTITYAESRRLYGKEAYHRPSRFVGELPEECVEEVRLRASVSRPVNHQRLGTPITQNDSGYKLGQRVRHAKFGEGTIVNLEGSGDHARLQVAFQGQGIKWLVAAYARLETV encoded by the coding sequence ATGGACGTTTCTGATCTGCTCGATGGCCTCAACGACAAACAGCGTGACGCGGTAGCCGCGCCGCGCAGCAATTTATTGGTGCTGGCGGGGGCAGGCAGCGGCAAAACTCGGGTACTGGTTCATCGTATTGCCTGGCTCTTGTCTGTCGAAAACTGCTCACCGTATTCCATCATGGCGGTGACGTTTACCAACAAAGCGGCGGCGGAGATGCGCCATCGTATCGACCATCTGATCGGCACCAGCCAGGGTGGCATGTGGATTGGTACTTTCCACGGGCTGGCACACCGCCTGCTGCGTGCGCACCATATGGATGCCAATCTGCCGCAGGATTTCCAGATTCTGGACAGCGAAGATCAGCTGCGCCTGCTGAAGCGCCTGATTCGGGCGCTCAATCTGGATGAGAAACAGTGGCCACCGCGTCAGGCGATGTGGTTCATCAACGGGAAGAAAGATGAAGGCCTGCGTCCGCAGCACATTGAAAGCTACGGCAACCCGATCGAGCAAACGTGGCAGCGCGTGTATCAGGCCTATCAGGAAGCGTGCGATCGCGCCGGACTGGTAGATTTCGCCGAACTGCTGCTGCGTGCGCACGAGCTGTGGCTGAACAAGCCGCATGTGCTGAATCACTATCGCGAACGTTTTACCAATATTCTGGTGGACGAATTCCAGGATACTAACCGTATTCAGTATGCCTGGATCCGCATGCTGGCGGGCGACAGCGCCAAGGTGATGATCGTTGGGGATGACGATCAGTCTATTTACGGCTGGCGTGGGGCGCAGGTCGAAAATATTCAACTGTTCCTGAAAGATTTTGCCGGCGCAGAAACGATCCGTTTGGAGCAGAACTATCGCTCGACCAGCAATATCCTGAAAGCGGCGAATGCGCTGATTGCCCACAACGGCGGACGACTCGGCAAGAACCTGTGGACCGATGGTGCAGAAGGTGAGCCGATTTCGCTGTATTGCGCGTTCAACGAGCTGGATGAGGCGCGTTACGTCGTCAACCGGATTAAAGCCTGGCAGGAAAATGGCGGTGCGCTGAGCGATAACGCCATTCTGTATCGGAGCAACGCCCAGTCGCGCGTGCTGGAAGAGGCGTTGTTACAGCAGAGTATGCCGTACCGTATCTATGGCGGCATGCGCTTCTTCGAACGGCAGGAAATCAAAGATGCGCTGGCTTATCTGCGCCTGATCGCTAATCGTAACGATGATGCGGCGTTCGAGCGTGTGGTGAATACACCGACACGCGGCATTGGCGATCGTACGCTGGACGTGGTGCGCCAGACGGCGCGCGATCGTCAGCTGACGCTGTGGCAATCCACGCGGGCGCTGTTGCAGGAGAAAGTGCTGGCTGGGCGCGCGGCGGCCTCGCTGCAACGCTTTATCGAACTGATTGATGCGCTGGCCTATGAAACCTCTGAGCTGCCGCTGCATATTCAAACCGACCGGGCGATTAAGGATTCCGGCCTGTGGAGCATGTACGAACAGGAAAAAGGCGAGAAAGGGCAGACACGAGTAGAAAACCTGGAAGAACTGGTGACGGCTACGCGCCAGTTCAGTTATCAGGAAGAAGATCAGGATCTGATGCCGCTTCAGGCTTTCCTGTCACATGCCGCGCTGGAAGCAGGCGAAGGTCAGGCTGATGCCAATCAGGACGCGGTGCAGCTCATGACGCTGCACTCGGCGAAAGGGCTGGAATTCCCGCAGGTGTTTATCGTAGGGATGGAAGAGGGCATGTTCCCTAGCCAGATGTCGCTGGATGAAGGTGGGCGTCTGGAAGAAGAGCGTCGTTTGGCTTATGTCGGCGTCACGCGTGCGATGCAAAAACTGACGATAACCTACGCGGAATCCCGCCGTTTATACGGCAAAGAAGCCTATCACCGACCTTCCCGATTTGTCGGCGAACTGCCGGAAGAGTGCGTTGAAGAAGTGCGGTTACGCGCCAGTGTCTCCCGTCCGGTCAACCACCAACGCCTCGGCACACCAATCACGCAAAACGACAGCGGCTACAAACTGGGGCAGCGGGTTCGCCACGCCAAGTTCGGCGAAGGCACGATCGTGAATCTGGAAGGCAGCGGCGATCACGCCCGCCTTCAGGTCGCGTTTCAAGGGCAAGGCATTAAATGGCTGGTCGCCGCTTATGCCAGACTGGAAACGGTGTGA
- the yigB gene encoding 5-amino-6-(5-phospho-D-ribitylamino)uracil phosphatase YigB, producing the protein MHFYRSLGPIRAITFDLDDTLYDNADVIRRTGQESIRFLQQYHPALRDFQADDFENLRQTLLEREPDIYHDVTEWRRRAVELVMLERGLSAAESKDGAKAAMENFAHWRSQIAITEETHQTLAVLAEKVPLAAITNGNAEPHRFGLDRYFSFILRAGPHGRAKPFDDMYHLAAQKLNLPVHEILHVGDDLTTDVAGSIRCGMQACWINLREGSLTQIGDARLLPHIEISRLASLSALL; encoded by the coding sequence ATGCATTTTTACCGATCTCTTGGCCCGATCCGGGCGATCACGTTCGATCTGGATGACACGCTGTACGATAACGCAGACGTCATTCGGCGCACGGGGCAAGAGTCAATCCGCTTTCTGCAACAGTATCATCCGGCGCTTCGTGATTTTCAGGCGGATGATTTTGAGAACTTACGCCAGACCTTGCTTGAGCGCGAGCCGGACATTTATCACGACGTGACCGAATGGCGTCGTCGTGCGGTTGAGCTGGTGATGCTAGAACGCGGCTTGAGCGCCGCCGAGTCGAAGGATGGCGCAAAAGCCGCAATGGAAAACTTCGCCCACTGGCGTAGCCAGATTGCGATTACCGAAGAAACACACCAGACGTTAGCGGTGTTAGCCGAGAAAGTACCGCTGGCTGCCATCACCAACGGTAACGCTGAGCCGCACCGCTTTGGCCTCGATCGCTATTTTTCTTTCATCCTGCGCGCTGGCCCGCACGGCCGTGCTAAGCCGTTTGATGACATGTACCATCTGGCGGCGCAAAAGCTCAACCTGCCTGTGCATGAGATCCTGCACGTCGGTGACGATCTCACGACCGATGTTGCAGGGTCGATCCGCTGCGGTATGCAGGCCTGCTGGATTAACCTGCGTGAAGGCAGCCTGACGCAGATTGGTGATGCCCGACTGCTGCCGCATATTGAAATTTCGCGGTTGGCATCGCTGTCGGCATTGCTATAA
- the xerC gene encoding tyrosine recombinase XerC, which yields MSRQPAPSETPSSSLLQTDVDAFLRYLKVERQLSPLTQTSYLRQLSAVITILSAAGVADWRKLDASGVRSVVSRSKRDGLHSSSLALRLSALRSFLDWMVSRGVLAANPAKGVSTPRAGRPLPKNMDVDEVNRLLEIDLDDPLAVRDRTMLEVMYGAGLRLAELVGMDYQHIDLASGEIWVMGKGSKERKLPIGKTAVAWLERWLALRELFGPQDDAVFISNQGRRISMRNVQKRFAEWGVKQGINSHVHPHKLRHSFATHMLESSGDLRAVQELLGHANLTTTQIYTHLDFQHLASVYDAAHPRAKRGKP from the coding sequence ATGAGCCGGCAGCCTGCGCCATCGGAAACGCCTTCTTCTTCGCTGTTACAAACCGATGTTGATGCGTTCCTGCGCTACCTGAAAGTTGAACGTCAGCTAAGCCCGCTGACGCAGACCAGCTATTTACGCCAACTGTCTGCGGTTATCACAATACTCTCCGCGGCGGGTGTGGCTGACTGGCGCAAGCTGGACGCCTCTGGCGTGCGTTCCGTGGTGTCCCGCAGTAAGCGCGATGGGCTCCATTCCAGCAGTCTGGCGCTACGTTTATCGGCATTACGCAGTTTTCTCGACTGGATGGTGTCACGCGGCGTGCTGGCAGCGAATCCCGCTAAAGGGGTATCCACGCCGCGAGCCGGACGGCCATTACCGAAGAATATGGATGTGGATGAGGTGAATAGGCTGCTGGAGATCGATTTAGATGATCCCCTTGCGGTGCGCGACCGCACGATGCTGGAAGTGATGTACGGCGCGGGGCTGCGTCTGGCGGAGCTGGTCGGTATGGATTATCAGCACATCGATCTGGCAAGCGGTGAAATCTGGGTCATGGGGAAAGGCAGTAAAGAGCGCAAATTACCGATAGGAAAAACGGCGGTAGCCTGGCTGGAACGCTGGCTAGCGCTGCGCGAGCTGTTTGGCCCACAGGATGATGCTGTGTTTATCTCTAATCAGGGGCGGCGGATTTCGATGCGTAATGTGCAGAAGCGTTTTGCCGAATGGGGAGTTAAGCAGGGCATCAATAGCCATGTTCATCCGCATAAACTGCGCCACTCCTTTGCGACGCACATGCTGGAATCCAGCGGGGATTTACGGGCGGTGCAAGAGCTACTTGGCCACGCTAACCTGACCACGACGCAGATTTACACCCATCTTGATTTTCAACATTTAGCCTCCGTGTACGATGCCGCGCATCCACGCGCCAAACGAGGGAAACCCTGA
- a CDS encoding DUF484 domain-containing protein — translation MKNVEEQAEREIALSDEMVLQFLQQNPDFFIRNARPVEQMRIPHPVRGTVSLVEWQLARQRNHITQLEEEITLLMEQAGANEVLFNRLLGLQTELASADSLTDMLERLQRWARQLGLAGATVRLFSDKWRLGAPSGFTHLGLNRSTFEPLRIQRFGQHNHYLGSLNGPELLLLLPQARQIGSVALSLMGNHHDLGVLIFSSRDSHHYQEGMGTVLLQQMAMMLPAMLARWVERV, via the coding sequence ATGAAGAATGTCGAGGAACAGGCAGAGCGCGAGATCGCACTCAGTGACGAGATGGTTTTGCAGTTCCTGCAACAGAATCCTGATTTTTTTATCCGCAATGCGCGTCCCGTCGAGCAGATGCGCATTCCTCACCCCGTCAGGGGAACCGTGTCGCTGGTAGAATGGCAACTGGCACGCCAGCGTAACCACATTACTCAGCTTGAGGAAGAAATCACGCTGTTGATGGAACAGGCGGGCGCGAACGAAGTGTTGTTCAATCGCCTGCTTGGGTTACAAACTGAATTGGCATCAGCGGACAGCCTGACAGACATGTTGGAGCGCTTGCAGCGTTGGGCGCGTCAGCTTGGTCTCGCGGGCGCAACGGTTCGTCTGTTCAGCGATAAATGGCGCCTTGGCGCGCCGTCTGGTTTTACCCACCTTGGGCTAAATCGCTCCACTTTTGAGCCGTTGCGCATTCAGCGTTTCGGACAACATAACCACTATCTTGGCAGTCTGAACGGGCCGGAGCTGTTGCTTCTACTGCCGCAGGCCAGACAGATAGGGTCGGTCGCGCTGTCGTTGATGGGTAATCATCACGATTTGGGCGTGCTGATTTTCAGCAGCCGCGACAGCCACCATTATCAGGAGGGCATGGGAACCGTGCTGCTCCAGCAAATGGCCATGATGCTGCCAGCGATGCTGGCGCGCTGGGTTGAACGGGTATGA
- the dapF gene encoding diaminopimelate epimerase, with protein sequence MQFAKMHGLGNDFMVVDAVTQNVYFSPELIRRLADRHCGVGFDQLLVVEPPYDPELDFHYRIFNADGSEVAQCGNGARCFARFVRLKGLTNKRDIAVSTQTGRMVLSVTDDELVRVNMGEPNFEPQQVPFRAVKAEKTYIMRADEHTVLCGVVSMGNPHCVIQVEDVGTAKVETLGPLLESHERFPERANIGFMQIVDSHTVRLRVYERGAGETQACGSGACAAVAVGIQQGLLSANVRVSLPGGGLDIQWDGPGHPLFMTGPATHVYDGFIHL encoded by the coding sequence ATGCAGTTCGCTAAGATGCACGGGTTAGGCAACGATTTCATGGTTGTTGATGCCGTTACGCAAAACGTTTATTTTTCACCCGAATTGATTCGCCGTTTGGCGGATCGACACTGTGGTGTAGGGTTTGACCAACTGCTGGTCGTCGAGCCGCCCTACGATCCTGAACTGGATTTTCATTACCGCATTTTTAATGCGGATGGCAGCGAAGTGGCGCAGTGCGGCAATGGTGCGCGCTGCTTTGCTCGCTTTGTTCGCCTGAAAGGGTTGACCAACAAGCGTGATATTGCCGTCAGTACGCAGACAGGCCGGATGGTGCTGTCGGTGACCGATGACGAACTGGTGCGCGTCAACATGGGCGAACCCAATTTCGAGCCGCAACAGGTGCCTTTCCGCGCGGTCAAAGCGGAGAAAACCTACATCATGCGTGCCGACGAGCACACGGTGCTGTGTGGTGTGGTGTCGATGGGCAACCCGCACTGTGTGATTCAGGTTGAGGATGTGGGCACGGCGAAGGTGGAAACGCTGGGGCCGCTGCTGGAAAGCCACGAGCGTTTTCCCGAGCGTGCCAACATCGGTTTTATGCAAATTGTTGATAGCCACACTGTCCGTCTGCGGGTGTACGAACGCGGTGCGGGAGAAACACAGGCGTGCGGTAGCGGCGCGTGTGCTGCTGTGGCGGTAGGGATCCAGCAGGGATTATTGTCCGCGAACGTTCGCGTATCTCTGCCGGGCGGGGGGTTAGATATCCAGTGGGATGGGCCGGGACATCCGTTATTCATGACCGGGCCTGCAACGCATGTCTACGATGGATTTATTCATTTATGA
- the lptM gene encoding LPS translocon maturation chaperone LptM produces the protein MKNVFRQFFLVLSVVSLFGCGLKGPLYMPTDGKSGASTTQQNESQPPQKKTSMRP, from the coding sequence ATGAAAAACGTGTTTCGCCAGTTTTTTCTGGTGTTATCAGTAGTGAGTTTATTCGGTTGTGGTCTGAAAGGTCCGCTTTATATGCCTACCGATGGCAAATCCGGTGCGTCCACGACTCAGCAAAATGAGAGCCAGCCGCCGCAAAAGAAAACGTCAATGCGTCCTTAA
- the cyaY gene encoding iron donor protein CyaY, which produces MNDSEFHQFADELMLQLEETLDRFEGDADIDYETNGGVMTLSFENGSKIVINRQEPLHQIWLATKTGGYHFNRQAEHWVCDRSGEDFIALLSAACSAQAGETVHFG; this is translated from the coding sequence ATGAACGATAGCGAGTTCCACCAATTTGCCGACGAACTCATGCTTCAGTTGGAAGAAACGCTGGATCGGTTTGAGGGTGATGCCGACATCGATTACGAAACTAACGGCGGCGTGATGACGCTGAGTTTTGAGAACGGCAGCAAAATCGTGATTAATCGGCAGGAACCGCTACACCAAATTTGGCTGGCGACCAAAACGGGCGGTTACCACTTCAACCGTCAGGCGGAACACTGGGTATGCGATCGCAGCGGTGAAGATTTTATCGCTCTGCTGTCAGCAGCCTGCTCGGCTCAGGCTGGGGAAACCGTTCACTTCGGGTAA
- a CDS encoding class I adenylate cyclase, which translates to MYFYIETLKQRLDAINQLRVDRALGAMKPAFQQVYSLLPILLHHHHPLMPGYLEGKVPHGICTHTPDEKQQQYLDGIALRWGQFDCSHPQGELPITGIYSMGSTSSIGQSCSSDLDIWVCHQSWLDSEERQLLQKKCTLLEQWAAAQGAEVSFFLMDESRFRHNESGSLSGEDCGTMQHILLLDEFYRTAVRMAGKRILWNMVPVEEESHYDDYVLSLYSQGALAPNEWMDLGGLSTLSAEEYFGASLWQLYKSIDSPYKAVLKTLLLEAYSWEYPDTSLLSTEIKKRLHDGEIVAFGLDPYCMMLDRVTHYLTAINDPTRLDLARRCFYLKVCEKLSREKACVGWRRQILSQLVQEWGWSDEHLAMLDNRANWKIEQVREAHNELLDAMMQTYRNLIRFARRNNLSVSASPQDIGVLTRKLYAAFEALPGKVTLLNPQISPDLSEPNLTFIYVPPGRANRSGWYLYNQAPSMDAIVSHQPLEYNRYLNKLVAWAYFNGLLTPSTRLYIKGNELCDITRLQALVDDVASHFPLRLPAPTPKALYSPCEIRHLAIIVNLEHDPTAAFRNQVVHFDFRHLDVFSFGQQQQCLVGSIDLLYRNSWNEVRTLHFSGEQAVLEALKTILGKMHQDAALPESLEVFCYSQHLRGLIRTRVQQLVSECIELRLTSTRQQEPGRFKAVKVAGQTWGLFFERLSVSVQKLENAVEFYGAISNNKLQGQPVQVETNHIHLPPVVDGVASEGIIQFFFEDLTENQGFNIYILDESNRVEVYHHCEGSKEELVRDVSRFYSSSHDRFTYGSSFINFNLPQFYQIVQLDGRTQVIPFRSSALSHLSITSVVDDEVMTMKPRLQIL; encoded by the coding sequence TTGTACTTCTACATCGAGACTTTGAAGCAAAGACTGGATGCGATCAACCAACTGCGTGTTGACCGTGCTCTGGGAGCAATGAAACCCGCTTTTCAGCAGGTTTACAGTCTTCTGCCCATTTTATTACATCATCATCACCCGTTGATGCCCGGCTACCTTGAAGGCAAGGTGCCTCACGGTATCTGCACTCACACGCCTGATGAAAAGCAGCAACAGTACCTTGATGGCATCGCGTTGCGCTGGGGTCAGTTTGACTGTTCTCATCCGCAGGGTGAACTGCCGATCACGGGCATCTATTCCATGGGAAGCACCTCGTCTATCGGGCAGAGCTGTAGCTCCGATCTCGATATCTGGGTGTGCCACCAATCCTGGTTGGATAGCGAAGAACGCCAGCTCCTACAGAAGAAATGTACGCTGCTGGAGCAATGGGCCGCGGCGCAGGGCGCTGAGGTCAGCTTCTTCCTGATGGATGAAAGTCGTTTCCGCCACAATGAAAGCGGTAGCCTGAGCGGTGAAGACTGCGGCACCATGCAGCATATCCTGTTACTCGACGAATTCTACCGTACCGCTGTGCGTATGGCGGGTAAACGTATTCTGTGGAACATGGTGCCGGTCGAAGAAGAATCTCACTACGATGACTATGTCCTGTCGCTCTACTCGCAGGGCGCGCTGGCTCCTAACGAGTGGATGGATTTAGGCGGCCTGAGCACGCTGTCGGCGGAAGAGTATTTCGGCGCGAGTCTCTGGCAGCTCTATAAAAGTATCGATTCCCCTTATAAAGCTGTACTGAAGACGCTGCTGCTGGAAGCCTATTCCTGGGAATACCCGGACACCAGCCTGCTGTCGACCGAAATTAAAAAACGTCTGCATGACGGCGAGATCGTCGCTTTCGGTCTTGATCCTTACTGCATGATGTTGGATCGCGTGACGCACTATCTGACGGCGATCAACGATCCCACGCGTCTCGATCTGGCGCGTCGATGTTTCTACTTAAAAGTCTGTGAAAAGCTCTCCAGAGAAAAAGCCTGTGTCGGCTGGCGTCGCCAGATTCTGAGCCAACTGGTGCAAGAATGGGGATGGAGCGACGAGCATCTGGCCATGCTGGATAACCGCGCTAACTGGAAAATCGAACAGGTACGCGAAGCACATAATGAGCTGTTGGATGCGATGATGCAGACCTATCGCAACCTGATTCGCTTCGCCCGCCGCAATAATCTGAGCGTCAGCGCCAGCCCGCAGGATATCGGTGTGTTGACCCGTAAACTGTACGCTGCGTTTGAAGCGCTGCCGGGTAAAGTTACCCTGCTGAACCCACAAATTTCGCCCGATTTGTCGGAGCCGAATTTAACCTTTATTTATGTTCCGCCGGGTCGTGCGAACCGTTCAGGCTGGTATCTGTATAATCAGGCACCGTCGATGGATGCGATCGTCAGCCATCAGCCGCTGGAATATAACCGTTATCTGAACAAACTGGTGGCGTGGGCGTATTTTAACGGCCTGCTGACGCCAAGCACGCGTCTGTACATTAAAGGCAACGAACTGTGCGACATCACGCGCCTGCAAGCGCTGGTGGACGACGTCGCCAGTCACTTCCCGCTGCGTTTGCCTGCACCGACGCCGAAGGCGCTGTACAGCCCGTGTGAAATTCGTCATTTGGCGATTATCGTCAATTTAGAACACGATCCGACGGCGGCCTTCCGCAATCAGGTTGTACATTTCGATTTCCGTCATCTGGATGTCTTTAGCTTTGGCCAGCAGCAGCAGTGTCTGGTTGGTAGTATCGACCTGCTGTATCGCAACTCGTGGAATGAAGTGCGTACGCTGCATTTCAGCGGTGAGCAGGCGGTGTTGGAAGCGCTGAAAACCATTCTGGGCAAAATGCACCAGGATGCGGCACTGCCGGAATCGCTGGAAGTCTTCTGCTACAGCCAGCACCTGCGCGGGCTGATTCGTACCCGTGTTCAGCAGTTGGTGTCCGAATGCATTGAACTGCGCCTGACCAGTACGCGTCAGCAAGAGCCAGGGCGTTTCAAAGCAGTGAAAGTGGCGGGGCAAACCTGGGGTTTGTTCTTCGAACGATTGAGTGTATCGGTGCAGAAGTTGGAAAATGCGGTCGAGTTTTATGGCGCGATTTCCAACAACAAACTGCAAGGCCAGCCTGTTCAGGTTGAAACCAACCATATACATTTACCGCCGGTAGTCGATGGCGTCGCCAGCGAAGGGATTATCCAGTTCTTCTTTGAGGATCTGACAGAAAATCAGGGCTTTAATATCTATATTCTGGATGAGTCTAATCGCGTCGAGGTGTATCACCATTGTGAAGGCAGTAAAGAGGAACTGGTGCGTGATGTCAGCCGCTTCTATTCATCGTCGCACGATCGCTTTACCTACGGTTCCAGCTTTATCAATTTCAACCTGCCGCAGTTCTACCAAATCGTACAACTGGACGGTCGCACGCAGGTGATCCCATTCCGCAGCAGCGCACTTTCTCATTTGTCCATTACGTCCGTGGTAGATGATGAGGTGATGACGATGAAGCCGCGATTACAGATTCTATAG
- the hemC gene encoding hydroxymethylbilane synthase has protein sequence MLANIIRIATRQSPLALWQARYVQQCLNHLYPDLHVELVPMVTRGDIILDTPLAKVGGKGLFVKELELALLEGRADIAVHSMKDVPVEFPDGLGLTTICERDDPRDAFVSNHYDSLDQLPEGSCVGTSSLRRQCQLRARRPDLVIRDLRGNVGTRLSKLDNGEYDAIILAVAGLKRLGLEARIRCALSPEESLPAVGQGAIGIECRLDDEHVRQLLAPLNHPATAARVLAERAMNVRLEGGCQVPIGSYAELEGDTLWLRALVGAPDGSQMIVGERKGSVSDAEQLGIALAEELLAKGASAILQAVYQGSSSS, from the coding sequence ATGTTAGCCAATATTATTCGAATTGCCACCCGACAAAGCCCGCTCGCCCTATGGCAAGCACGATATGTTCAACAGTGTTTAAACCACCTCTACCCAGATTTACACGTGGAGCTGGTACCGATGGTCACCCGCGGCGACATCATCCTCGATACGCCACTGGCAAAAGTCGGCGGTAAAGGATTGTTTGTTAAAGAACTGGAATTGGCGCTGCTTGAAGGGCGCGCCGATATTGCCGTCCACTCCATGAAAGATGTGCCCGTCGAATTCCCAGATGGCCTCGGCCTGACCACCATTTGCGAACGCGACGACCCGCGCGACGCTTTTGTTTCCAATCATTACGACAGCCTCGATCAATTACCAGAAGGCAGTTGTGTCGGCACCTCCAGCCTGCGCCGCCAGTGCCAGCTGCGCGCCCGACGTCCCGATCTGGTGATTCGAGATTTGCGCGGTAATGTCGGCACACGCCTGTCAAAACTGGATAACGGCGAGTATGACGCCATTATTCTTGCGGTCGCGGGCCTGAAACGTCTTGGCCTTGAAGCGCGTATCCGCTGTGCGTTAAGCCCGGAAGAATCTCTGCCAGCCGTCGGACAAGGCGCTATCGGCATCGAATGCCGTTTGGATGACGAACATGTCCGTCAACTCCTTGCCCCACTCAATCACCCCGCTACCGCGGCCCGCGTACTGGCTGAACGCGCCATGAATGTACGCCTTGAAGGCGGCTGTCAGGTGCCGATTGGCAGCTACGCCGAACTGGAAGGCGATACGCTGTGGCTACGTGCGCTGGTTGGCGCGCCGGACGGCAGCCAAATGATCGTCGGTGAACGTAAAGGAAGCGTCTCCGATGCCGAACAACTCGGGATTGCACTGGCTGAAGAGCTACTGGCAAAAGGGGCCAGCGCCATCCTTCAAGCCGTTTATCAAGGGTCAAGCTCATCATGA